A section of the Primulina eburnea isolate SZY01 chromosome 1, ASM2296580v1, whole genome shotgun sequence genome encodes:
- the LOC140842566 gene encoding uncharacterized protein, whose protein sequence is MASGNSGGSIQSSSSGGGDEEYDSRTESISSFLSKNTPNFGSQNSSLLPPFLPHQNQSCYYNSHVIPSAQNLDLYPPSTPNFQYNNINISDGMIWPAGLRSEANSDTLRNQSLASSQANAARPSSQPEVIKNSKKRTRASRRAPTTVLTTDTTNFRQMVQEFTGIPTAHFPGSPYPRRMNLLSGASVVRPGTHLDGIGPLYSLKPPSENIVSPFTSSSYSPSIFNATMIDAIVTTSNKTSTAAVLGDISSNNSPLLSDPCLLNLQHHHNSSLHPSLHGHRFEASGSINFGDYLSDFRNQEITSSDHLNINDDNITVWRSGESVKNDYGIQEKFMPFDGKS, encoded by the coding sequence ATGGCTTCTGGAAACAGTGGTGGCAGTATTCAATCCTCAAGTAGCGGTGGAGGTGATGAAGAATACGATTCCCGCACCGAATCCATTTCTTCTTTCTTGAGTAAAAACACACCAAATTTTGGTTCACAAAACTCGAGCCTACTCCCACCATTTCTCCCTCACCAAAATCAATCCTGTTATTataattctcatgtcattcCATCAGCGCAAAATCTTGATCTCTACCCACCATCAACTCCCAATTTTCAGTACAATAATATAAATATCAGTGATGGTATGATTTGGCCTGCAGGCTTAAGATCTGAAGCCAATAGTGACACCTTAAGAAACCAGTCCCTGGCAAGCTCACAAGCCAACGCCGCGCGGCCCTCTTCTCAACCCGAGGTTATCAAGAACTCGAAAAAGAGGACTCGGGCCTCCCGTCGAGCTCCTACTACTGTTCTAACTACTGATACCACCAACTTTCGGCAAATGGTGCAGGAATTTACCGGGATACCTACCGCTCACTTTCCGGGCTCCCCTTATCCTCGTCGAATGAATCTTCTTTCTGGTGCCTCGGTTGTCAGGCCCGGCACTCATTTGGATGGAATCGGGCCTCTTTATTCTCTCAAACCCCCATCAGAAAATATCGTATCGCCATTTACTTCCTCTTCTTATTCTCCGTCTATATTTAATGCCACAATGATCGATGCAATAGTCACCACTAGTAACAAAACCAGTACTGCTGCTGTTCTTGGTGATATAAGTTCAAACAATTCTCCTTTACTTTCTGATCCATGTCTGTTGAACCTGCAGCATCATCATAATTCTAGCCTACATCCTTCCCTCCACGGTCATCGATTTGAAGCTAGTGGATCGATCAATTTTGGCGATTATCTTAGTGATTTTCGTAATCAAGAGATTACTTCATCTGATCATTTGAATATCAATGATGATAACATTACAGTATGGAGAAGTGGTGAATCTGTGAAGAATGATTATGGGATTCAAGAAAAGTTTATGCCTTTTGATGGGAAGAGTTGA